In one Oryza glaberrima chromosome 2, OglaRS2, whole genome shotgun sequence genomic region, the following are encoded:
- the LOC127762249 gene encoding uncharacterized protein LOC127762249, with product MRRSSQGKSSSGGGVGGVRRYDVHGGGNLLACYAKAARPRPSKWDDAQKWLSRAGDDDCGGEATRRRSSCASADDGLLLPPPPAARKGAGGWRSWSNVEWEGAPAAAAPALKAARGDEGVDTKVVDAVQAYVPQRCVVSLRDVGTEMTPGGSKEPSRANTPRVVAPAATARVVAGGTASPGQCDGGSRDSAGAGGVVDLRATRKRADNGHDEAAGTITAVSPATAWGDAERAKYMARYRREEMRIQAWENRERRKAELQMRTAEEKAERMRLRAQARTAGKLATAQAEAKARRARAEAELALGRPGGGAKGWLLTRSASWSSGSGRSPSSLSLRLPLLCR from the exons ATGAGGAGGTCTTCTCAGGGGAAgagctccagcggcggcggcgttggcggcgtaCGGAGGTATGACGTGCACGGTGGTGGTAACTTGCTGGCCTGCTACGCGaaggcggcgaggccgaggccgtCCAAGTGGGACGACGCGCAGAAGTGGCTCTCCCGGGCGGGCGACGACGACTGCGGCGGCGAAGCTACCCGGCGGAGAAGCTCCTGCGCCAGCGCCGACGAcgggctgctgctgccgcctccgccggcggcgcggaaggGGGCCGGCGGCTGGCGATCGTGGAGCAACGTGGAATGGGAGggcgcgcccgcggcggcggcgccggcgctgaaggccgcgcgcggcgacgagggggtggacacCAAGGTGGTGGACGCCGTGCAGGCGTACGTGCCGCAGCGGTGCGTGGTGTCGCTGAGGGACGTCGGCACGGAGATGACGCCCGGCGGGAGCAAGGAGCCGTCGAGGGCGAACACTCCCCGCGTcgtcgcgccggcggcgaccgcccgTGTCGTCGCGGGGGGCACGGCTTCGCCTGGGCAATGCGACGGCGGGTCGCGTgacagcgccggcgccggcggcgtggtggatCTCCGGGCGACTCGCAAGCGCGCCGATAATGGGCACGACGAAGCCGCGGGCACGATCACGGCCGTGTCGCCCGCGACGGCGTGGGGCGACGCGGAGCGCGCCAAGTACATGGCCAG GTACAGGCGCGAGGAGATGAGAATCCAGGCGTGGGAGAACCGGGAGCGGCGGAAGGCGGAGCTGCAGATGCggacggcggaggagaaggccgAGCGGATGAGGCTGCGCGCGCaggcgaggacggcggggaagctggcgacggcgcaggcggaggccaaggcgcggcgcgcgcgcgccgaggcCGAGCTGGCGCTGGGCCGCCCGGGAGGCGGTGCCAAGGGTTGGCTGCTCACGCGGAGCGCGAGctggagcagcggcagcggccgctCGCCCTCCTCGCTCTCGCTCCGGTTGCCGCTGCTGTGCCGCTGA
- the LOC127763953 gene encoding transcription factor GTE9-like produces the protein MTPTVLMEFGQQRQIKRGYDEMAFRGMASAAPRGYAETVGESEGAAGSPVRVDSEDSSAPKRKCISLNSDGFDVKREIFVPAKMSSSERRHLRKRFRTELDSVRNLLKKPEFAVPVPVNRAPALSSSAAPRGKKGQRGNHVVRGAKGRFLPTKPRPEASTVLTEDAIFKQCDAILKKLMTQKCSNIFDSPVDAVKLNIPDYFQIIKKPMDLGTIRNKLDSGSYTSPSEFAADVRLTFSNAMTYNPRGHVVHDYAIQLNKMFESRWRTIEKKLASIATEAHVEVDRADSKRRKTPPVDCSEVSTECVRPTESVRPTESVKPKMTFEEKESFGNCLASLSEDPEVPSHIIDLLQQCIDNNTDQLGDGEIEIDIHAVSDDLLFELKKHVDKYLQEREQSQQAKSEPSENEAANVSGLSHSSTNPCKGGDPVEEDVDICGNASPILIEKDAHNNPNKCGSPSSSSSDSGSSSSDSESGSDSESEQEKGGSPGKPKGSKRSEQLVEQEKSDVISPVDAIRPADDVELREQDNESKPAPEGENSKPDRQVSPDKLLRAALLRSRYADVIVKAQGILSQGGDKQEELEKLQKEEKARLLAEGNAAMEARRAEAEAEAKRKRDLEREKARQALQEMERTVEINDNLHLKDLEMLGTATTEHIVSSVDETSPEHSQDGMPSFLPGSGNPLEQLGLFMKADEEEEEEDPSSVPSTKDAEEGEIN, from the exons ATGACACCGACGGTCCTCATGGAGTTTGGGCAGCAGAGGCAGATTAAGCGGGGCTACGATGAAATGGCGTTCCGGGGCATGGCGTCAGCGGCGCCACGGGGTTACGCGGAGACCGTTGGCGAGTCGGAGGGCGCGGCAGGCAGCCCCGTTCGTGTTGACTCCGAGGACTCTTCGGCCCCCAAGCGCAAGTGCATCAGCCTAAACAGCGACGGCTTCGATGTCAAGCGGGAGATTTTCGTCCCAGCCAAGATGTCCTCCTCCGAGAGGAGGCATCTCCGGAAGAGGTTCCGCACAGAGCTTGATTCGGTCCGGAATCTCCTCAAGAAGCCGGAGTTTGCTGTCCCTGTCCCTGTCAATAGAGCTCCCGCGCTCTCGTCGTCGGCTGCCCCTCGAGGTAAGAAGGGACAGCGTGGCAACCATGTGGTCCGTGGTGCCAAGGGGCGTTTCTTGCCTACAAAGCCCCGACCTGAGGCTTCCACGGTGTTGACTGAGGATGCGATTTTTAAGCAATGCGATGCTATTCTGAAAAAGCTGATGACTCAGAAATGTAGTAACATATTCGACTCCCCGGTTGATGCTGTTAAGCTGAATATTCCAGATTATTTTCAAATCATCAAGAAACCGATGGATCTTGGAACTATCAGGAATAAGCTTGACTCTGGTTCCTACACGAGTCCATCTGAATTTGCAGCCGATGTACGGCTGACCTTTTCAAATGCGATGACTTACAATCCTCGTGGGCATGTAGTGCATGATTATGCCATTCAACTAAACAAGATGTTTGAATCAAGATGGAGGACAATTGAAAAGAAGCTGGCTTCCATTGCCACAGAGGCGCACGTTGAGGTTGACAGGGCTGACTCAAAGAGGAGGAAGACTCCCCCTGTGGACTGCAGTGAGGTGTCAACAGAGTGTGTGAGGCCAACAGAGTCTGTTAGACCAACAGAGTCTGTAAAGCCAAAAATGACATTCGAGGAGAAAGAATCATTTGGGAACTGTTTGGCATCTTTGTCTGAGGATCCGGAGGTACCTTCACACATCATTGATTTGTTGCAGCAATGCATTGACAACAACACAGATCAGCTTGGTGATGGAGAGATAGAGATTGATATCCATGCTGTCAGTGATGACCTACTATTCGAGTTGAAGAAACATGTTGACAAGTATTTGCAAGAGAGAGAGCAGAGCCAACAGGCAAAATCTGAGCCTTCTGAGAATGAGGCTGCTAATGTATCTGGCCTTAGCCACTCCTCTACAAATCCCTGCAAAG GTGGTGATCCAGTTGAGGAGGATGTAGATATTTGCGGGAATGCATCCCCTATATTGATAGAAAAAGATGCACACAACAATCCTAACAAGTGTGGTAGCCCAAGTAGTTCCAGCAGTGACTCTGGATCTTCTTCCAGCG ATTCTGAGTCGGGCAGTGACAGTGAAAGCGAACAAGAAAAAGGTGGTAGCCCAGGAAAGCCGAAG GGAAGTAAGAGATCTGAACAACTGGTGGAGCAAGAAAAGAGTGATGTTATAAGTCCAGTCGATGCCATCC GTCCTGCTGATGATGTGGAGCTCCGTGAGCAGGATAACGAGTCAAAGCCTGCCCCAGAGG GGGAGAATTCAAAACCCGACAGGCAAGTCTCCCCAGACAAGCTCTTAAGAGCAGCCCTCCTTAGGAGTCGTTATGCTGATGTGATTGTTAAGGCACAGGGGATTCTCAGCCAG GGTGGAGACAAACAGGAGGAGCTGGAAAAGCTCCAGAAGGAAG AGAAAGCAAGGCTGTTGGCTGAAGGAAATGCAGCTATGGAAGCTCGAAgagctgaagctgaagctgaagcCAAGCGTAAACGGGACCTTGAGAGGGAGAAAGCTCGCCAGGCCCTGCAGGAG ATGGAGAGAACGGTGGAGATCAATGACAACCTCCATCTAAAGGATTTGGAAATGCTTGGAACGGCAACCACAGAACATATTGTGAGTTCTGTTGATGAGACTAGTCCTGAGCATTCCCAGGATGGCATGCCCAGTTTTCTTCCTGGATCAGGCAATCCATTGGAACAGCTCGGACTCTTCATGAAAgcagatgaggaggaagaggaagaagatcctAGCAGTGTCCCCAGCACTAAAGATGCAGAGGAAGGAGAGATCAACTAG
- the LOC127762246 gene encoding cyclin-dependent kinase G-1 produces MAAGSHGGYRGYEVAREREHDVGVSRRSKEHYHHRHPSRHRDSERRRDGGRSGGRELSNGYSHRRDSPRPPPRRRPSEGRTEDREPGEVSGGSGSERSGERPMKTREPRENGVTRVSKEEAKMSPSKKRKQSPVIWDRNGSKRQARDPVRGIREVDAVVAEIIMHQSHSLPVMSSLSSIGDGHSPMILDVSVDKVQEYEKNRIVDEEEEGYPTMRNILTSRWADAGDEEENVFVPKKKKSVSPVDSIERGSTKKVTSPEPGEVLVYNSVRSSSRSSDSGVLQGSANRDLEVEKGDNIDVEEAADDDYPAGHLLDSDFEGEDCRSETPECTRSPRRCINMLQGCRSVDEFERLNTINEGTYGVVFRVRDKRTGEIVALKKVKMEKEREGFPLTSLREMNILLSFHHPSIVEVKEVVVGSNDTDIFMVMEYMEHDLKGVMETMKQPYSQSEVKCLMLQLLEGVKYLHDNWVLHRDLKTSNLLLNNRGELKICDFGLSRQYGSPLKPYTQLVVTLWYRAPELLLGAKDYSTAIDMWSLGCIMGELLSKGPLFNGKSEIDQLDKIFRTLGTPDENIWPGYSKLPGATVKFGKQTHNRLRDKFRAVSFTGGPMLSEAGFDLLNRLLTYDPEKRISAEDALNHEWFRELPLPRSKDFMPTFPALNEQDRRFKKHMKSPDPLEEQRMKEQGNNGDRGLFG; encoded by the exons ATGGCTGCGGGGAGCCACGGGGGGTACAGGGGCTACGAGGTGGCGAGGGAGCGGGAGCACGACGTGGGGGTCTCTAGGAGGAGCAAGGAGCActaccaccaccgccacccgaGCCGCCACCGCGACTCGGAACGCCGCCGTGACGGCGGGCGCAGCGGTGGCCGGGAGCTGTCGAATGGGTACAGCCACCGCCGGGATTCGCCGCGTCCACCACCGAGGAGGCGTCCATCGGAAGGGAGGACGGAGGACAGGGAGCCCGGCGAGGTCTCAGGTGGGAGTGGCTCAGAGAGGTCCGGTGAGCGCCCAATGAAGACCAGGGAGCCGAGGGAGAATGGTGTCACGCGAGTCAGCAAGGAGGAGGCGAAGATGTCCCCGAGTAAGAAGAGGAAGCAATCTCCAGTAATTTGGGACAGGAATGGTTCAAAGCGGCAGGCTCGAGACCCTGTGAGGGGCATTAGAGAGGTAGATGCTGTAGTTGCTGAGATTATTATGCATCAGTCGCATTCCTTGCCTGTCATGAGCTCACTGTCTAGCATAGGCGATGGACACTCGCCAATGATTTTGGATGTGTCAGTTGATAAGGTACAGGAGTATGAGAAGAACAGGATtgtggatgaggaggaagagggataCCCAACAATGAGAAACATTCTGACCTCAAGATGGGCAGATGCTGGCGACGAGGAGGAAAATGTGTTTGTgcccaagaaaaagaagagcgTGTCACCTGTCGACTCGATTGAACGAGGGTCCACAAAAAAGGTTACAAGCCCTGAGCCTGGAGAGGTGCTGGTGTATAACTCAGTGAGAAGCTCCTCAAGGTCATCTGACTCGGGGGTATTACAGGGTAGTGCAAACCGGGACCTTGAAGTGGAGAAGGGTGACAACATAGATGTTGAGGAGGCGGCTGATGATGATTATCCTGCTGGTCATTTGCTGGATTCTGATTTTGAAGGTGAGGACTGTAGGTCTGAAACCCCTGAGTGTACACGGTCCCCACGTAGGTGCATTAACATGCTTCAAGGTTGTAGGAGCGTTGATGAGTTTGAAAGACTCAACACAATCAATGAGGGTACATATGGAGTTGTATTTAGGGTGAGGGATAAGAGAACTGGTGAGATTGTTGCGCTGAAGAAGGTCAAGATGGAGAAGGAAAGGGAAGGTTTCCCACTGACTTCTCTTAGGGAAATGAATATCTTGTTATCCTTCCACCACCCTTCGATTGTGGAAGTCAAGGAAGTAGTTGTTGGTAGTAATGACACAGATATTTTCATGGTGATGGAGTACATGGAACATGATCTTAAGGGTGTTATGGAGACAATGAAACAACCGTATAGTCAAAGTGAGGTCAAATGCTTGATGCTTCAGCTATTAGAAGGTGTGAAGTATCTTCATGACAATTGGGTACTTCATAG GGATCTCAAGACATCTAATCTTCTCTTGAACAACCGCGGTGAGTTGAAAATATGTGATTTTGGACTCTCTCGTCAATATGGCAGCCCGTTAAAGCCTTACACCCAGTTGGTTGTGACTTTGTGGTACAG GGCTCCAGAATTACTTTTGGGTGCAAAGGATTATTCTACTGCTATTGATATGTGGTCATTGGGTTGCATTATGGGAGAACTCTTATCAAAAGGGCCACTGTTCAATGGGAAAAGCGAGATAGATCAACTTGATAAG ATATTTAGAACACTTGGCACGCCTGATGAGAATATATGGCCTGGTTATTCTAAGTTGCCTGGTGCCACCGTCAAATTTGGCAAACAAAC GCACAATAGACTAAGGGACAAGTTCCGAGCTGTATCATTCACTGGTGGGCCGATGTTGTCAGAAGCTGGATTTGATCTGCTAAATAGATTACTGACATATGACCCTGAGAAG CGTATATCAGCAGAAGATGCCTTGAATCATGAATGGTTTCGCGAACTACCTCTGCCTAGATCAAAGGATTTCATGCCAACATTTCCTGCTCTAAATGAGCAAGACAG GCGCTTCAAGAAACATATGAAGAGTCCTGATCCTCTGGAAGAACAACGGATGAAAGAACAAGGGAACAATGGAGATCGTGGCCTTTTTGGCTAA